The Bombus vancouverensis nearcticus chromosome 9, iyBomVanc1_principal, whole genome shotgun sequence genome includes a window with the following:
- the spri gene encoding src homology 2 domain-containing protein sprint isoform X9 — protein MLITKYTTILLQSTNQHILRSDVFLEPYLQQHGTVQVVSSPSTPPPNPLQHHQLTQLHHVQSEESLSSEGSATSGGSSSSTEDSGSEVACDITLIERLIRSHPIWFLPGIQRAGAFHLLQGKEEGNFVVRQSSQSDTMALSVRLPPGKGPYIEHYLIQANKGKLSLETSENRFDNIPSLIAHYSQCCDELPVQLTLPRAMREAKNRQQLSSLALLGQEFWRYPMANPKPPESSSSNTSSLSSFRGGNNNLNNNNNNIHTPTTESIVLNLAPISSHDTRSSSPTGALTTTTFASSLPRQPRPTPPNTLNLTTFNEPLDLKKEKISPGDKLSQKLISPNLVQSVRCPSPVVHNVESNVLSPVQDTKVSFESKTMAETSKSTMVELSRTRFSSVSTSMMNFHQNVSTFNNLSCTTSPVLPEIRNIIAENHSVGQNVKTPPPPPPRWAKPAIGPNQNNFSVTTTVTFNVNHSNDVGSSQNTPSDPNTSLLSPQSATSNKSLTSNFSVKSPLSPTTPILSPMSKLVPNTGVKTPNVLSPTTPSSTSKSKRRRDREARKNSQHYQESDILESYYRSSPGDKISDYEDIWNTTDQSNHSTWSPNDKLARNDGPANPQDRLRNSNDRLMVPDRVANANSERNFNERLPTSEQLIVRNDRMIVRNDKSIGNEKLSYKEMTSPEFSSFKPAQEAKPVEQSNGSPEETGMGRRPDLLSRVSGSANSLNSPSTVTPPRNKLGLMLAKSESNSPLTPESKQGSPFYAEPADAIAQSAAIIPRRRPRNNPATNKYRHSEPGWLQNPVGANSNQLHPIDWEESEETEDKTPLISSSVDNLAKRLGTKETKKIPRAKPVQPPKIRTKVFNDTSWAVDSSWEFIGNEGDDCDPDYDCDADYEGDNVARKFPDEECDRDVVGNTLTVQSIILQRYPELLKPPDTSESLYSDRNSSYDNVEKRNEREEAGDTRKDQTYDSSEWETPLETDESDVERMKRNKSFKERLDPLLSPPRLQALRNRDNGGTGSSIRSYALQLAADKTTTFSQNIDNFIQCTKEGKEASPHVVMRNMRQFMSGMKNYLVKHGEKEFEKEVEKERLKLKANEFLNLDAILEGVMMNLVVRPLREHVYRLFVDHYATTGSLQTLAESIQHAQGKHIQDLGVRPKIIPPSEPNLERILKCIDRLQKADSPLDKLENLLAAFSAIFNSVKHANSGKHLALGADDLLPLLVWVLVRGRVVDAEVEAEYMWGLLHPSLLTGEGGYYLTTLSSAVHVLKTFKSSQGTMSTLNGCGTPDCSSVLRILVPDELHGSLNTRTLPVRPNMNTREICRILAHKIRCTNPQDYGLFKLVQGEETLLGDHECPQELSHCLFAYKRIDAKIAWPKTSS, from the exons GAGCGATGTCTTCCTGGAACCGTATCTGCAGCAGCATGGAACCGTTCAGGTTGTCAGCTCGCCGAGCACGCCTCCGCCAAATCCGCTGCAGCATCATCAGCTCACGCAGCTACATCATGTACAG AGCGAGGAGTCGCTTTCCTCGGAAGGGTCGGCCACCTCGGGTGGATCTTCGAGCTCGACGGAAGATTCTGGCAGCGAGGTCGCGTGCGACATCACTCTGATCGAGAGGCTTATACGATCGCATCCGATTTGGTTCCTTCCTGGCATCCAAAGAGCCGGCGCTTTCCACTTGTTGCAAGGCAAAGAGGAAGGG AACTTCGTAGTCCGCCAGTCAAGTCAGAGCGACACGATGGCCCTGTCCGTGCGGCTGCCACCAGGAAAGGGACCGTACATCGAGCACTACCTGATCCAAGCCAACAAGGGGAAGCTGAGCTTGGAGACCAGCGAGAACAGGTTCGACAACATCCCCTCGCTGATCGCCCACTATTCTCAGTGTTG TGACGAATTGCCGGTCCAATTGACACTGCCAAGGGCGATGCGCGAGGCCAAGAATAGGCAGCAGCTCTCCTCCCTGGCGCTTCTGGGTCAGGAATTCTGGAGATACCCGATGGCGAATCCGAAACCACCGgagagcagcagcagcaacacgTCTAGCTTAAGCAGTTTCCGGGGTG GTAACAATAATTTgaataacaacaataacaatattCATACGCCGACGACGGAGAGTATCGTGTTGAATTTGGCGCCAATCTCGTCGCATGATACCC GAAGCTCGTCGCCTACAGGCGCCTTGACGACAACCACATTCGCGTCGTCGTTGCCTCGACAGCCTCGTCCAACGCCACCAAACACCTTGAATTTGACAACCTTCAACGAGCCTTTGGACCTGAAGAAAGAGAAGATCTCACCAGGCGACAAACTGTCTCAGAAATTAATCTCCCCTAATCTGGTGCAGAGCGTTCGTTGCCCTTCACCCGTGGTTCACAACGTGGAGAGTAACGTGCTGAGTCCTGTCCAGGACACCAAAGTCAGCTTCGAGTCGAAAACCATGGCAGAGACTTCGAAATCGACGATGGTCGAACTGTCCAGGACCAGATTCTCCTCTGTCAGCACTTCCATGATGAATTTCCATCAAAACGTGTCGACGTTCAATAATCTGTCCTGCACCACGTCCCCTGTACTACCTGAGATAAGAAATATCATAGCGGAGAATCATTCTGTGGGACAGAACGTGAAAACGCCACCTCCGCCGCCTCCGAGATGGGCGAAACCAGCGATTGGCCCGAATCAGAATAATTTCAGCGTTACTACCACCGTGACGTTCAATGTCAATCACTCGAATGATGTCGGTAGCTCTCAG AACACCCCATCGGACCCCAACACTTCTCTATTGAGCCCACAGAGCGCCACGTCGAACAAGTCTCTGACCTCAAACTTCTCCGTGAAGTCACCCTTGTCTCCGACGACGCCGATACTCTCCCCAATGTCAAAACTAGTCCCAAACACAGGCGTCAAGACGCCCAACGTTCTTTCACCAACTACGCCATCCAGTACGAGCAAATCGAAACGAAGACGAGACCGAGAAGCTCGAAAGAACTCGCAACACTACCAAGAATCTGACATTTTGGAGTCGTACTATCGAAGTTCACCTGGAGATAAGATTTCGGACTACGAGGATATTTGGAATACTACCGATCAGTCGAACCATTCCACGTGGTCTCCCAACGACAAACTGGCCAGGAATGATGGACCAGCGAACCCTCAGGACCGACTGAGGAACTCGAACGATCGACTGATGGTCCCAGACAGAGTTGCAAATGCAAATTCCGAGAGAAATTTCAACGAACGACTACCAACGAGCGAGCAGTTGATAGTGAGGAACGACAGGATGATCGTGAGAAACGACAAGTCGATCGGTAATGAGAAATTGAGTTACAAGGAGATGACCAGTCCCGAGTTTAGCAGCTTTAAGCCTGCTCAGGAGGCGAAGCCTGTGGAGCAGAGCAATGGATCGCCGGAAGAAACAGGAATGGGCAGGAGACCTGATCTGTTATCTCGAGTCT CAGGTAGCGCGAATTCCTTGAACAGTCCCAGCACAGTGACACCTCCCAGGAACAAATTAGGCTTAATGCTGGCCAAATCAGAGAGCAACAGCCCCCTGACACCAGAGTCGAAGCAGGGTAGTCCGTTTTACGCGGAGCCAGCGGACGCTATCGCGCAGAGCGCGGCGATAATACCAAGAAGACGACCTAGGAACAACCCAGCAACGAACAAATATCGACACAGCGAACCAGGGTGGCTACAAAACCCAGTAGGTGCAAATTCTAATCAGCTGCATCCGATCGACTGGGAGGAATCGGAAGAAACGGAAGATAAGACGCCTCTGATCTCGTCTTCCGTGGATAATTTGGCCAAGAGACTCGGCACCAAAGAGACCAAGAAGATTCCACGTGCCAAGCCAGTACAACCACCAAAGATCAGGACCAAGGTGTTCAACGACACTTCCTGGGCCGTGGACTCCAGCTGGGAATTTATTG GCAACGAAGGGGACGACTGCGATCCGGACTACGACTGTGACGCGGATTACGAGGGCGACAACGTGGCCAGAAAGTTTCCGGACGAGGAGTGTGACAGGGACGTTGTTGGGAACACTTTGACCGTTCAGAGTATCATCCTCCAACG GTACCCAGAGCTGTTGAAACCGCCAGACACGTCGGAGTCGCTTTACAGCGACAGGAACTCCTCGTACGACAACGTCGAGAAGAGGAACGAAAGAGAGGAGGCTGGAGACACCAGGAAGGACCAAACTTATGACTCTTCCGAGTGGGAGACGCCATTGGAGACGGACGAAAGCGACGTGGAGAGGATGAAGAGGAACAAGAGCTTCAAAGAACGACTGGACCCTCTTCTCT CTCCTCCGAGGTTGCAAGCCCTCAGGAATCGTGACAACGGAGGCACAGGCTCCAGCATAAGATCGTACGCCTTGCAGCTAGCCGCTGACAAAACTACCACCTTCTCTCAGAATATCGATAATTTCATCCAATGcacgaaagaagggaaagaagccAGTCCGCACGTGGTTATGAGAAACATGAGACAGTTCATGTCTGGAATGAAGAACTATTTGGTGAAACACGGCGAAAAGGAGTTCGAGAAAGAAGTGGAGAAGGAAAGATTGAAGCTGAAGGCGAATGAATTTTTGAATCTGGACGCGATTTTGGAGGGCGTGATGATGAACCTGGTGGTCAGACCGCTCAGGGAACATGTTTACAGACTGTTTGTGGATCATTACGCGACCACCGGTTCGTTGCAAACCCTCGCCGAGAGCATTCAACACGCCCAAGGGAAACACATTCAGGATCTCGGCGTTCGA CCAAAGATCATACCCCCATCGGAGCCCAATTTGGAACGAATCCTCAAGTGCATCGATCGTCTTCAGAAGGCGGATTCACCTTTGGATAAGCTGGAAAACCTTCTCGCAGCTTTTTCGGCAATTTTCAACTCT GTAAAACACGCAAATTCTGGTAAACATTTGGCGCTGGGTGCCGACGACCTCCTTCCTCTTCTAGTTTGGGTGTTGGTTCGTGGCAGAGTTGTGGACGCTGAAGTGGAGGCTGAGTACATGTGGGGCTTGCTTCATCCCTCTCTTCTCACTGGCGAAGGGGGATATTATCTGACGACCTTGTCCAGCGCAGTTCACGTTTTGAAGACGTTCAAGTCCAGCCAGGGAACGATGTCCACTTTAAAT GGCTGTGGAACACCAGACTGTTCATCCGTACTACGAATCTTAGTGCCAGATGAACTGCATGGATCCCTGAACACCAGAACGTTGCCTGTGCGACCGAATATGAACACGAGAGAGATCTGTCGCATTCTTGCACATAAGATTAGATGCACCAACCCCCAGGACTATGGACTGTTCAAACTGGTTCAAGGGGAAG AAACCTTACTCGGTGACCACGAGTGTCCGCAAGAACTCTCTCACTGCCTTTTCGCTTACAAGCGGATCGACGCGAAGATAGCCTGGCCGAAGACCAGTTCTTAA
- the spri gene encoding src homology 2 domain-containing protein sprint isoform X3, producing MLLLCDLVLGIFHYKRNRSDVFLEPYLQQHGTVQVVSSPSTPPPNPLQHHQLTQLHHVQSEESLSSEGSATSGGSSSSTEDSGSEVACDITLIERLIRSHPIWFLPGIQRAGAFHLLQGKEEGNFVVRQSSQSDTMALSVRLPPGKGPYIEHYLIQANKGKLSLETSENRFDNIPSLIAHYSQCCDELPVQLTLPRAMREAKNRQQLSSLALLGQEFWRYPMANPKPPESSSSNTSSLSSFRGGNNNLNNNNNNIHTPTTESIVLNLAPISSHDTRSSSPTGALTTTTFASSLPRQPRPTPPNTLNLTTFNEPLDLKKEKISPGDKLSQKLISPNLVQSVRCPSPVVHNVESNVLSPVQDTKVSFESKTMAETSKSTMVELSRTRFSSVSTSMMNFHQNVSTFNNLSCTTSPVLPEIRNIIAENHSVGQNVKTPPPPPPRWAKPAIGPNQNNFSVTTTVTFNVNHSNDVGSSQNTPSDPNTSLLSPQSATSNKSLTSNFSVKSPLSPTTPILSPMSKLVPNTGVKTPNVLSPTTPSSTSKSKRRRDREARKNSQHYQESDILESYYRSSPGDKISDYEDIWNTTDQSNHSTWSPNDKLARNDGPANPQDRLRNSNDRLMVPDRVANANSERNFNERLPTSEQLIVRNDRMIVRNDKSIGNEKLSYKEMTSPEFSSFKPAQEAKPVEQSNGSPEETGMGRRPDLLSRVSGSANSLNSPSTVTPPRNKLGLMLAKSESNSPLTPESKQGSPFYAEPADAIAQSAAIIPRRRPRNNPATNKYRHSEPGWLQNPVGANSNQLHPIDWEESEETEDKTPLISSSVDNLAKRLGTKETKKIPRAKPVQPPKIRTKVFNDTSWAVDSSWEFIGNEGDDCDPDYDCDADYEGDNVARKFPDEECDRDVVGNTLTVQSIILQRYPELLKPPDTSESLYSDRNSSYDNVEKRNEREEAGDTRKDQTYDSSEWETPLETDESDVERMKRNKSFKERLDPLLSPPRLQALRNRDNGGTGSSIRSYALQLAADKTTTFSQNIDNFIQCTKEGKEASPHVVMRNMRQFMSGMKNYLVKHGEKEFEKEVEKERLKLKANEFLNLDAILEGVMMNLVVRPLREHVYRLFVDHYATTGSLQTLAESIQHAQGKHIQDLGVRPKIIPPSEPNLERILKCIDRLQKADSPLDKLENLLAAFSAIFNSVKHANSGKHLALGADDLLPLLVWVLVRGRVVDAEVEAEYMWGLLHPSLLTGEGGYYLTTLSSAVHVLKTFKSSQGTMSTLNGCGTPDCSSVLRILVPDELHGSLNTRTLPVRPNMNTREICRILAHKIRCTNPQDYGLFKLVQGEETLLGDHECPQELSHCLFAYKRIDAKIAWPKTSS from the exons GAGCGATGTCTTCCTGGAACCGTATCTGCAGCAGCATGGAACCGTTCAGGTTGTCAGCTCGCCGAGCACGCCTCCGCCAAATCCGCTGCAGCATCATCAGCTCACGCAGCTACATCATGTACAG AGCGAGGAGTCGCTTTCCTCGGAAGGGTCGGCCACCTCGGGTGGATCTTCGAGCTCGACGGAAGATTCTGGCAGCGAGGTCGCGTGCGACATCACTCTGATCGAGAGGCTTATACGATCGCATCCGATTTGGTTCCTTCCTGGCATCCAAAGAGCCGGCGCTTTCCACTTGTTGCAAGGCAAAGAGGAAGGG AACTTCGTAGTCCGCCAGTCAAGTCAGAGCGACACGATGGCCCTGTCCGTGCGGCTGCCACCAGGAAAGGGACCGTACATCGAGCACTACCTGATCCAAGCCAACAAGGGGAAGCTGAGCTTGGAGACCAGCGAGAACAGGTTCGACAACATCCCCTCGCTGATCGCCCACTATTCTCAGTGTTG TGACGAATTGCCGGTCCAATTGACACTGCCAAGGGCGATGCGCGAGGCCAAGAATAGGCAGCAGCTCTCCTCCCTGGCGCTTCTGGGTCAGGAATTCTGGAGATACCCGATGGCGAATCCGAAACCACCGgagagcagcagcagcaacacgTCTAGCTTAAGCAGTTTCCGGGGTG GTAACAATAATTTgaataacaacaataacaatattCATACGCCGACGACGGAGAGTATCGTGTTGAATTTGGCGCCAATCTCGTCGCATGATACCC GAAGCTCGTCGCCTACAGGCGCCTTGACGACAACCACATTCGCGTCGTCGTTGCCTCGACAGCCTCGTCCAACGCCACCAAACACCTTGAATTTGACAACCTTCAACGAGCCTTTGGACCTGAAGAAAGAGAAGATCTCACCAGGCGACAAACTGTCTCAGAAATTAATCTCCCCTAATCTGGTGCAGAGCGTTCGTTGCCCTTCACCCGTGGTTCACAACGTGGAGAGTAACGTGCTGAGTCCTGTCCAGGACACCAAAGTCAGCTTCGAGTCGAAAACCATGGCAGAGACTTCGAAATCGACGATGGTCGAACTGTCCAGGACCAGATTCTCCTCTGTCAGCACTTCCATGATGAATTTCCATCAAAACGTGTCGACGTTCAATAATCTGTCCTGCACCACGTCCCCTGTACTACCTGAGATAAGAAATATCATAGCGGAGAATCATTCTGTGGGACAGAACGTGAAAACGCCACCTCCGCCGCCTCCGAGATGGGCGAAACCAGCGATTGGCCCGAATCAGAATAATTTCAGCGTTACTACCACCGTGACGTTCAATGTCAATCACTCGAATGATGTCGGTAGCTCTCAG AACACCCCATCGGACCCCAACACTTCTCTATTGAGCCCACAGAGCGCCACGTCGAACAAGTCTCTGACCTCAAACTTCTCCGTGAAGTCACCCTTGTCTCCGACGACGCCGATACTCTCCCCAATGTCAAAACTAGTCCCAAACACAGGCGTCAAGACGCCCAACGTTCTTTCACCAACTACGCCATCCAGTACGAGCAAATCGAAACGAAGACGAGACCGAGAAGCTCGAAAGAACTCGCAACACTACCAAGAATCTGACATTTTGGAGTCGTACTATCGAAGTTCACCTGGAGATAAGATTTCGGACTACGAGGATATTTGGAATACTACCGATCAGTCGAACCATTCCACGTGGTCTCCCAACGACAAACTGGCCAGGAATGATGGACCAGCGAACCCTCAGGACCGACTGAGGAACTCGAACGATCGACTGATGGTCCCAGACAGAGTTGCAAATGCAAATTCCGAGAGAAATTTCAACGAACGACTACCAACGAGCGAGCAGTTGATAGTGAGGAACGACAGGATGATCGTGAGAAACGACAAGTCGATCGGTAATGAGAAATTGAGTTACAAGGAGATGACCAGTCCCGAGTTTAGCAGCTTTAAGCCTGCTCAGGAGGCGAAGCCTGTGGAGCAGAGCAATGGATCGCCGGAAGAAACAGGAATGGGCAGGAGACCTGATCTGTTATCTCGAGTCT CAGGTAGCGCGAATTCCTTGAACAGTCCCAGCACAGTGACACCTCCCAGGAACAAATTAGGCTTAATGCTGGCCAAATCAGAGAGCAACAGCCCCCTGACACCAGAGTCGAAGCAGGGTAGTCCGTTTTACGCGGAGCCAGCGGACGCTATCGCGCAGAGCGCGGCGATAATACCAAGAAGACGACCTAGGAACAACCCAGCAACGAACAAATATCGACACAGCGAACCAGGGTGGCTACAAAACCCAGTAGGTGCAAATTCTAATCAGCTGCATCCGATCGACTGGGAGGAATCGGAAGAAACGGAAGATAAGACGCCTCTGATCTCGTCTTCCGTGGATAATTTGGCCAAGAGACTCGGCACCAAAGAGACCAAGAAGATTCCACGTGCCAAGCCAGTACAACCACCAAAGATCAGGACCAAGGTGTTCAACGACACTTCCTGGGCCGTGGACTCCAGCTGGGAATTTATTG GCAACGAAGGGGACGACTGCGATCCGGACTACGACTGTGACGCGGATTACGAGGGCGACAACGTGGCCAGAAAGTTTCCGGACGAGGAGTGTGACAGGGACGTTGTTGGGAACACTTTGACCGTTCAGAGTATCATCCTCCAACG GTACCCAGAGCTGTTGAAACCGCCAGACACGTCGGAGTCGCTTTACAGCGACAGGAACTCCTCGTACGACAACGTCGAGAAGAGGAACGAAAGAGAGGAGGCTGGAGACACCAGGAAGGACCAAACTTATGACTCTTCCGAGTGGGAGACGCCATTGGAGACGGACGAAAGCGACGTGGAGAGGATGAAGAGGAACAAGAGCTTCAAAGAACGACTGGACCCTCTTCTCT CTCCTCCGAGGTTGCAAGCCCTCAGGAATCGTGACAACGGAGGCACAGGCTCCAGCATAAGATCGTACGCCTTGCAGCTAGCCGCTGACAAAACTACCACCTTCTCTCAGAATATCGATAATTTCATCCAATGcacgaaagaagggaaagaagccAGTCCGCACGTGGTTATGAGAAACATGAGACAGTTCATGTCTGGAATGAAGAACTATTTGGTGAAACACGGCGAAAAGGAGTTCGAGAAAGAAGTGGAGAAGGAAAGATTGAAGCTGAAGGCGAATGAATTTTTGAATCTGGACGCGATTTTGGAGGGCGTGATGATGAACCTGGTGGTCAGACCGCTCAGGGAACATGTTTACAGACTGTTTGTGGATCATTACGCGACCACCGGTTCGTTGCAAACCCTCGCCGAGAGCATTCAACACGCCCAAGGGAAACACATTCAGGATCTCGGCGTTCGA CCAAAGATCATACCCCCATCGGAGCCCAATTTGGAACGAATCCTCAAGTGCATCGATCGTCTTCAGAAGGCGGATTCACCTTTGGATAAGCTGGAAAACCTTCTCGCAGCTTTTTCGGCAATTTTCAACTCT GTAAAACACGCAAATTCTGGTAAACATTTGGCGCTGGGTGCCGACGACCTCCTTCCTCTTCTAGTTTGGGTGTTGGTTCGTGGCAGAGTTGTGGACGCTGAAGTGGAGGCTGAGTACATGTGGGGCTTGCTTCATCCCTCTCTTCTCACTGGCGAAGGGGGATATTATCTGACGACCTTGTCCAGCGCAGTTCACGTTTTGAAGACGTTCAAGTCCAGCCAGGGAACGATGTCCACTTTAAAT GGCTGTGGAACACCAGACTGTTCATCCGTACTACGAATCTTAGTGCCAGATGAACTGCATGGATCCCTGAACACCAGAACGTTGCCTGTGCGACCGAATATGAACACGAGAGAGATCTGTCGCATTCTTGCACATAAGATTAGATGCACCAACCCCCAGGACTATGGACTGTTCAAACTGGTTCAAGGGGAAG AAACCTTACTCGGTGACCACGAGTGTCCGCAAGAACTCTCTCACTGCCTTTTCGCTTACAAGCGGATCGACGCGAAGATAGCCTGGCCGAAGACCAGTTCTTAA